In a genomic window of Helianthus annuus cultivar XRQ/B chromosome 10, HanXRQr2.0-SUNRISE, whole genome shotgun sequence:
- the LOC110881011 gene encoding uncharacterized serine-rich protein C1E8.05-like, with amino-acid sequence MRRSRRRSRGSSRSSSSSSSSSSSSSSSSSRRSSSSSSRSSSSSSRSSSSSSRSSSSSSSSQQHSSSSSSSIAAAVGAVAAAAAAVVAAVAAALVGAATAVVGAATVVAGVVAVVAAASSIAAAAVAAAAVGAVAATVVAAAVAAAVAAAASS; translated from the exons ATGAGGAGGAGTAGGAGGAGGAGTAGAGGGAGCAGTAggagcagtagcagtagcagcagtagcagtagcagtagcagcaGCAGCAGTAGTAGGAGGAGCAGCAGCAGCAGTAGTAGGAGCAGCAGCAGCAGTAGTAGGAGCAGCAGCAGTAGTAGCAGGAgcagtagcagtagtagcagcaGCCAGCAGCATAGcagcagcagcagtagcagcATAGCAGCAGCAGTAGGAGcagtagcagcagcagcagcagcagtagtAGCAGCAGTAGCAGCAGCATTAGTAGGAGCAGCAACAGCAGTAGTAGGAGCAGCAacagtagtagcaggagtagtagcagtagtagcagcaGCCAGCAGCATAGcagcagcagcagtagcagcAGCAGCAGTAGGAGCAGTAGCAGCAACAGTAGTAGCAGCAGCAGTAGCAGCAGCagtagcagcagcagcaagca GTTAA
- the LOC110884459 gene encoding probable anion transporter 3, chloroplastic gives MAATAITSKSTARSSNLSNTHFNSIHFRKPLFVFRNNIKQKWGNLSLQGGGLRNREAVVERETIKRFGLVRCTAEGIERGQDSNFVMPERLKVVALMACVMCLCNADRVIMSVAVVPLAAKHGWNSSFLGIVQSSFLWGYILSSVIGGALVDKYGGKRVIAWGVFLWSLATLVTPWAANHSTMSLLAARTFFGLAQGVAMPSMNIILSRWFPCNERATAVGLSMGGFHLGNVVGLVLTPIVMSSIGLTGPFILFSSLGFMWLTTWTLRVTNNPQESHTISNSELRLIQAGKSNATPLKKGELPPLRLLLSKMPTWAIIFANMTNNWGYFVLLSWMPVYFKTVFNVNLKQAAWFSAVPWGTMAFSGYVAGAASDYLLKAGYSLTFVRKVMQSIGFIGPGLALLFLNYAKSPTVASVFITVALSLSSFSQAGFLLNMQDIAPKYAGFLHGISNSAGTFAAIISTIGTGYFVQWLGSFQAFLSVTACLYFATAIFWNLFATGERVF, from the exons ATGGCTGCCACTGCAATCACTTCGAAATCCACTGCAAGATCTTCAAATCTGTCGAATACCCATTTCAATTCAATCCATTTTAGAAAACCCCTTTTCGTATTTCGCAATAATATCAAACAGAAATGGGGGAATTTGTCACTGCAAGGTGGCGGCTTGAGGAACAGAGAGGCGgttgtagagagagaaacaatAAAAAGATTTGGGTTAGTGAGGTGTACGGCGGAGGGGATAGAGAGAGGGCAAGATAGTAATTTTGTTATGCCGGAAAGATTAAAGGTGGTGGCTTTAATGGCGTGTGTTATGTGTTTGTGTAATGCTGATAGAGTTATTATGTCCGTGGCTGTTGTTCCTCTTGCTGCTAAACATGGGTGGAACAGTTCTTTCTTGGGCATTGTGCAG TCATCTTTTCTGTGGGGATACATTTTATCATCTGTTATTGGCGGAGCATTGGTGGACAAATATGGCGGGAAACGGGTGATAGCTTGGGGTGTATTCTTGTGGTCATTAGCAACACTTGTTACTCCATGGGCCGCAAATCATTCAACAATGAGCCTTTTAGCGGCCCGTACTTTCTTTGGCCTTGCACAAGGAGTTGCTATGCCTTCAATGAACATTATTTTATCAAG GTGGTTTCCATGTAACGAACGCGCTACCGCTGTTGGTTTATCTATGGGTGGATTTCATCTTGGTAATGTTGTGGGGTTGGTACTAACGCCTATAGTAATGTCATCAATCGGGCTTACAGGCCCATTCATTCTTTTCTCGTCTCTCGGGTTTATGTGGCTAACAACGTGGACACTTCGGGTCACAAACAACCCACAAGAAAGTCATACAATAAGCAATTCTGAATTGCGATTAATTCAAGCAGGAAAATCAAATGCAACTCCTCTAAAGAAGGGAGAACTCCCTCCGCTACGCCTGTTGTTATCGAAAATGCCAACTTGGGCCATCATTTTTGCTAACATGACTAACAATTGG GGATACTTTGTTCTCCTCTCATGGATGCCTGTTTATTTTAAAACC GTATTTAATGTAAACTTAAAGCAAGCAGCTTGGTTTAGTGCGGTCCCATGGGGAACAATGGCGTTCTCAGGATACGTTGCGGGTGCTGCTTCTGATTATTTATTAAAAGCAGGATACTCCTTGACTTTTGTCCGAAAAGTCATGCAG TCGATTGGTTTTATCGGGCCAGGATTGGCTTTGCTTTTCTTGAATTACGCCAAGTCACCGACAGTTGCTTCGGTGTTTATTACAGTGGCACTCAGCTTGAGCTCTTTCAGTCAAGCTGGATTCCTGTTAAATATGCAA GATATTGCACCCAAATATGCAGGATTTCTTCATG GAATTTCGAACTCTGCTGGGACATTTGCTGCAATAATCAGCACGATCGGGACAGGTTACTTTGTGCAGTGGCTGGGATCATTTCAAGCTTTCTTAAGCGTGACAGCTTGCTTGTATTTCGCCACAGCCATATTTTGGAACCTTTTTGCTACTGGCGAACGCGTCTTTTAG